AGACTTTTGGAAGCCATTCTTCGATTACATCCTCAGGCACCCCAAGAATTTCTAATAATCTCTTATCTAATTTGGTTCTTCCCCAAAATCTATCCTTGAACTGGTCTAATAATGAGGGGAATTCGCATCCTTTCAATTCATCATATAATCTGAGTAACTCGGCCTTTTGTTCTCTATCTAAAAGATTCACGTCGATTATGTCAAAAAGAACCAAATCTTTTTCTCTTATATCTATGTATCCTTCTGTGGTTTGTTCTCTTAATAAAACTAAACTGGTTATTCCCATGATTGAATTCAGGTATAGGGTGTTAATTTTGGCGGACTCTTTCTCTAATAGGATACACTTGAATGTGTCAGGTGCTATGATCCTTTTATTTGAAGAAAATGCGAAAAAATAAGTATTTTTAGAATTTGGCCTGAATCTTCGGGCAGTGACCATATATGTCCATTTGCCTTTTATTCTCTCTCTGACGATGTCATAGGTGAAGTTTTCTTTATCTTTGAATTTGGAGAGTTTTAGGACAGTTTTATAGTCTTTGAATTTGTCTGTGATTATGTAGTCTGCATTGTCTGGTATGTTAAATGTTTTGATGTCTGTTAGGGTTCTTAGGGCCGGTTTTAACTTTGATTTTCCAATTTTGAATATTCTATTTGGCCATTTTTTTATATAAAATCTCACAGACTCTCTATTGTCTTCTTCTAATATTAAGAATGCGCGTTTAATCCTATTCTCGCCAAAGGACGGGTTGTTTATGAATGCCATCTCAGAGAGGCCGGCAAAAGGAGGTTTGAAGCCTTCTCGAATTTCTGACTTTTTTAGGTTTCTTAGCAGGTGTCCTGCATGTTTTTTGATAATTGAAAGGAAGTTGCTTAGAATTTGGCCCGTTCGGGTGCTTGTAGGGCCAAATAAGGGCATTAGGTTGTTGATGTTCTCCCTAATCAACGCATACTCATAGTCGACAATATCCAACCTATTTTCAGAAACCAGAGATCCTTTTATATGTTTGACGATCTTTGCAGCGTCTTGTAAACTTAGGCTATGGATGTCTTCATTTAATATAACAAATCGAACCTTATCCTCCCTGGATGGCTTTTCTTTTCTTGCAACTAATAATATGTCCCTGAAATCCGCATCCTCTGAGAAGGCAATATTTTTTTCTGGTTTGATAATGTATTCGATTTTGTAATTTTCGATCAGATATTTCCTTATTTTTTCTGTGGCCTCTCCTCTGAATATGTTTATTGGTATAACAGCGCCTATGCGCCCACCAGGTTTGAGTAGGTAGTCTGCGAGGGCTATGAAGTAACCCCAAAGATTAACCTTGTGTCCACAGATCCCTCCAAGGGTGTCGTTATTTTTCAATTTTTCCAGCATATATCTTGGCATTTTCTCCCTATCACTGAAGGGGGGGTTCATTATTACGACATCAACAGGCTTCAGATGAAATTTCTCTCCTTTTCCTTCTGGGGATACTGTCCCCTTGCTTTCTTTTTGGTTGGAAGCTCCGAAAAGAGTTTGCTGTACAGTTACTGTATAAGGAGAGAATCTTATACCTCTGTCCTTAAATTCTCCCCTTCTTAATTTTTCAGCCAATTCTAGGGAATCTTGGGTCACAACTCTGACAACGTTAGTTTCCTGTTTTATGTTTTGGGCTGCTAAATTTATTGTAGTGATGTGGGCAGCAAATGGCATTATGTCGATCCCTGTAAGATCTTCTTCGAGGAATCTTCTATGTATTTTGTCGTGATCTTTGTAACCGTATAGCTGTTGATATAACTTTTGTTTTCTTTTATAGGCTGAAACTAGTAATGTGCCTGATCCACAGGCTGGATCTATAACTTTTTCATCCCAAGAATTCATAGTTAGGCCAGCTAATATTTCTGCTGCAATGGGATGTGTATAAAAGGCTGCTAGGATTTTTCTAACTTCTTGGGGGATTAAATCATGGAAGAATCTGCCTGCTAAATCATGAGTTATATGTTCTGCTCTTAACAATTTTATTGCTTCTATTAATTCATTTAGAGTGTCAATAACGGGTTTTTCGTTGGGAATGTGACCTAAAATATTAACATTGTAAATAGATTTGTAATTTATGCTTGTAATGTGATCAAAGTAACTTTGCAGTTCTTGGACGTTCTTTATTTTCTCCAATTCTGGCAATAATTTATTTTGTGCCTTTCTTTTAAAAATGTGGTAAAATAGAAGTTGATTAAACAAAAGGTAGGAGGCCAAAACTTTAACTTGTTTTTCTGCTTTTCTTTTGTCTTTTATTTCACCTATTGAAGAAAATAGATCTAACTTGTCTACAACCTCCGGAACTAATTGGTCTGTTTCTATTTGATAAATTATGTCGCCGAGGTCTTTAACATAGGTTTTTATTAAATTGACTACTGTATTGAAATCAACTTTTCTTTTCTTATTAATAATCTTGTCTTTTAGAGATTCAAATAGCCTGATTGGTTCTGTAACAAGGCTCTCAGTCCAATATTCTGTTAAAACCAAAGTATGAATTTCTTCTTCTAGTGCAATTCTCCTTACGATACTCTCATCAAGAATTACTTGATTTCTATAATTCTCGGGGTAAATGAGAATGATTATATTATTTTGTGTTCCCAATTTTTTAGCATAATCATGAGCTTGGGCAACAGCATTTAATCCAATTTCTGGCTTTCCTATTTTAACTTCAATTACAAAGGAAGTTTCATCATAAGTGAAAAGAATGTCAGGATGTTTTTTGCCAACTTTAGTTTCACCCACTGCCTCAAATCCAAGTTCATGTAAACAATCTATTATTGGAGAATAGAGGGTCCTTTCTTCTATCCTTGGAAGCTTCATGATATCCCACATAAAAGTTATACTGCTCCTATAATTTATATTTATAAGCGCTAAACATGTTAAATTGTTTGATTTAATTATAAAAAAAGAAAGGAGAGGAGATTTTGGAGGGAAAA
The DNA window shown above is from Methanothermobacter tenebrarum and carries:
- a CDS encoding N-6 DNA methylase encodes the protein MKLPRIEERTLYSPIIDCLHELGFEAVGETKVGKKHPDILFTYDETSFVIEVKIGKPEIGLNAVAQAHDYAKKLGTQNNIIILIYPENYRNQVILDESIVRRIALEEEIHTLVLTEYWTESLVTEPIRLFESLKDKIINKKRKVDFNTVVNLIKTYVKDLGDIIYQIETDQLVPEVVDKLDLFSSIGEIKDKRKAEKQVKVLASYLLFNQLLFYHIFKRKAQNKLLPELEKIKNVQELQSYFDHITSINYKSIYNVNILGHIPNEKPVIDTLNELIEAIKLLRAEHITHDLAGRFFHDLIPQEVRKILAAFYTHPIAAEILAGLTMNSWDEKVIDPACGSGTLLVSAYKRKQKLYQQLYGYKDHDKIHRRFLEEDLTGIDIMPFAAHITTINLAAQNIKQETNVVRVVTQDSLELAEKLRRGEFKDRGIRFSPYTVTVQQTLFGASNQKESKGTVSPEGKGEKFHLKPVDVVIMNPPFSDREKMPRYMLEKLKNNDTLGGICGHKVNLWGYFIALADYLLKPGGRIGAVIPINIFRGEATEKIRKYLIENYKIEYIIKPEKNIAFSEDADFRDILLVARKEKPSREDKVRFVILNEDIHSLSLQDAAKIVKHIKGSLVSENRLDIVDYEYALIRENINNLMPLFGPTSTRTGQILSNFLSIIKKHAGHLLRNLKKSEIREGFKPPFAGLSEMAFINNPSFGENRIKRAFLILEEDNRESVRFYIKKWPNRIFKIGKSKLKPALRTLTDIKTFNIPDNADYIITDKFKDYKTVLKLSKFKDKENFTYDIVRERIKGKWTYMVTARRFRPNSKNTYFFAFSSNKRIIAPDTFKCILLEKESAKINTLYLNSIMGITSLVLLREQTTEGYIDIREKDLVLFDIIDVNLLDREQKAELLRLYDELKGCEFPSLLDQFKDRFWGRTKLDKRLLEILGVPEDVIEEWLPKVYDAIVGELSHD